The Myxococcales bacterium genome includes the window AACATCGCGCACAGCGCGCAGACGCCGCTGTGGGCGCGCGCGATGTTCGTGCACGACGGCAGGGGCGCCGTGGTGATTGTGGTCGCGGACTTATGTTTTATCAGCAAATCGATTCACCGCGCCGTCATGGCCGAACTCGCGACGTCGCACGCGACGCTTGGGCTATCCGAGCAAAACGTCGTGCTGACCGCGCAGCATACGCATAGCGGCCCGGGCGGTTATTCGGAGTCGCCGTTTTACAATGCGACCATTCCGGGTTTTTGGCCCGAGGTCTTGCAAGCAATCGTTGCCGGCATTGTGGCTTCCATCGCCGCGGCCGCCGCCGCCGCCGTGCCGAGCGAGCTACGATACGGCGAGGCGGCCTTCGAGCTAGACGCCGACGTCGCATTTAATCGCCGCCTTGCCGCGTACGCGCGCAACCACGACGTCACCTCGACGGACGATCCGCGGCTAGCGCTCGATCGCACGATGCGCGCGCTGTGGGCGACACCCGTGGCAACGGCTGCAGATGGGCAGGTGAGTGGCGTATTTTCTTGGTTTGCCGTGCACGCCACGAGCATTCACAGTGACAACACGGCCTTGCATTTTGACAACAAGGGCTATGCCGCGCAGCTAGCCGAGGCGGAGCTCGGCGGCGTCGCGGCCTTTGCCCAAGGCGCCGCCGGCGACGTCACGCCAAACAACTGGCGCCATCCGCGCGTGCCCTTGGCGCGAGGCAAGTTTGCCGACGACGATCAGAGTGCGCGTTATAACGGCAGCTTACAGGGCGCCAAGGCGATCGAAATTGTGCGGCGCGGCGGGGCGCCGGTGGTCGGCGCGATTGCCTCTGCATATCAAGAAATCGACATGGCTTGCGCCACCGCTGACGCTGACCTGGCCGACGGCCAATCACGGCACACCGCGCCGGGCGAAATCGGTATGGCGATGTTCCTAGGCACCGAAGAAGGCCCCGGCTTGCCGCTGTGGCTGCTGCCTGCGCAACGCGCGCTTATCAAGCTGCGGCGTCTTGGCAACCGTGACGAGGCCGACGTGCAGGCGCCAAAAATCACCTGGCTCGAAGCAACGCGCGGACGCCTCTTGGGCATCGGCCAGACCTCGCGCTTGCCGCGCCTGCCGCTGCCCGCGCGCGTGCAACGCGTTGTCAGCGAGATTCGCGACCTAGAACACAAAAATGCCGCGCCATGGACGCCCCACGTGCTGCCCGTGCAGCTCGTCGTCATTGGCAACGTCGCAATTGCCGCCGCCCCTGGTGAGTTCACCACCGTCGCCGGCCGCCGGGTGCGACAAGTCGTCGGGCGCGAGCTGCAGGCGCTTGGCGTGACGCACGTGATCTTCGCCGGTTACGCCAACAACTACGCCGGCTACGTCACGACGCCGGAAGAATACGAAGCGCAGGCGTATGAAGGCGCCAGCACGCACCTTGGCAAATGGACGCTGCCGGCGTACCTGACCGCCTTCCGCCAGCTCGCGCGCAAGATCGCAAATCAGCCGATTTCCCGCCGCGAGATTCGTGATATGCACGCCGCGCAATGAGCCGTATTTATCGCGCCCTTCCCCCGCAAGGCACCAAGCTCGGCATTGCGTTTTCCGGTGGCCTCGACACCCGCTGCGCGGTGGCGTGGCTGGCCGAAATGGGCATGCAGGTGCACGCCTATACCGCCGATCTAGCGCAACCCGATGAAGCCAATGCCGCCGATATCCCGCCCATCGCATTGGCGCACGGCGCCGTGGCCGCGCAGCTCGTCGACTGCCGCGACAGCATGGTGCACGAAGGTCTAGTCGCGATTGCGTGCGGCGCCTTTCACTTGCGCAGCGGCGGCAAGACCTATTTCAACACCACGCCGCTGGGCCGCGCGGTCACGACCACCGCGATTATTCGCGCCATGGCGGCCGATGGCGTCAACGTGTTTGGCGATGGCTCGACCCACAAGGGCAACGACATTCAGCGCTTCTATCGATATGGGCTGCTCGTCAACCCTCAGCTAAAGATCTACAAGCCGTGGCTCGATCAGGCCTTTGTCTCGGCGTTTGGTGGCCGCACCGAGATGAGCCAATATCTCGAGCGTAAGGGTAAGCCGCAAAAGGCCGCCACCGAAAAGGCGTACTCCACCGATGCCAACGTGCTCGGCGCGACGCACGAGGCCAAAGACCTCGAGCGCCTCGATCGCGGCATCAAGATCGTCGATCCAATTATGGGCGTGGCCTTTTGGAAGCCTGAGGTGGCGATCGTCGCCGAAACCGTTACCGTTACCTTCGAACAAGGCTGGCCCGTCGCGCTCAGTGGCACGCGCTATGCGAGCGCCTTCGAACTATTTCGCAAGGCAAACGAAATCGGCGGCCGCCACGGCCTTGGCATGAGCGATCAAATCGAGAACCGCGTCATCGATGCCAAGAGTCGCGGCATTTACGAGGCGCCGGGCATGGCGCTGCTGCACCTCGCCTACGAGCGGCTGGTGTCGGCGATCCACAATGAAAATACGATCGACCAATATTTCTCGCTCGGCCGCCGCCTGGGACGCTTGCTGTACGAAGGCAAGTGGTACGACCCCGAGGCAATGATGCTAAAAGATTCACTCATGCGTTGGGTTGCGCCAAGCATCACCGGCGAGGTGACGCTGGAATTGCGGCGCGGCGACGACTACACCTTGCTCGACACGCGCGCCGACTATATGGCGTATGCGCCGGAGAAGCTGTCGATGGAGCGTGTCGAGGAGCCCGCCTTTACGCCCGAAGATCGCATTGGCGCGCTCGAGCTGCAAAATCTGTCGGTCGCCGATAATCGCGCCATGTTGCTGCACCATTTGGCGAGCACGCGGCAGCTCGGCCAGGGCGCCTCCGCCGACGCCAGCGCGCTCGATCGGCTGCTGACCAGCGAGGCCGCGAAAGGCAAGTAAGGCATATGTATTCTGAAATAAGCCAAGCCGATTCAGTCAGTCACGCGCGCCCCGCCGGTGCCTACCCAAATCCGCCGCGAGGCGTGTGGCGAGCGCTGCGCGCCGTCGTCGCGATTGCGCTGGGGTGGGGTTTTCTCG containing:
- a CDS encoding neutral/alkaline non-lysosomal ceramidase N-terminal domain-containing protein codes for the protein MQTPFEIGFGRADITPPSRGMGMMGFGQIGNIAHSAQTPLWARAMFVHDGRGAVVIVVADLCFISKSIHRAVMAELATSHATLGLSEQNVVLTAQHTHSGPGGYSESPFYNATIPGFWPEVLQAIVAGIVASIAAAAAAAVPSELRYGEAAFELDADVAFNRRLAAYARNHDVTSTDDPRLALDRTMRALWATPVATAADGQVSGVFSWFAVHATSIHSDNTALHFDNKGYAAQLAEAELGGVAAFAQGAAGDVTPNNWRHPRVPLARGKFADDDQSARYNGSLQGAKAIEIVRRGGAPVVGAIASAYQEIDMACATADADLADGQSRHTAPGEIGMAMFLGTEEGPGLPLWLLPAQRALIKLRRLGNRDEADVQAPKITWLEATRGRLLGIGQTSRLPRLPLPARVQRVVSEIRDLEHKNAAPWTPHVLPVQLVVIGNVAIAAAPGEFTTVAGRRVRQVVGRELQALGVTHVIFAGYANNYAGYVTTPEEYEAQAYEGASTHLGKWTLPAYLTAFRQLARKIANQPISRREIRDMHAAQ
- the argG gene encoding argininosuccinate synthase; amino-acid sequence: MSRIYRALPPQGTKLGIAFSGGLDTRCAVAWLAEMGMQVHAYTADLAQPDEANAADIPPIALAHGAVAAQLVDCRDSMVHEGLVAIACGAFHLRSGGKTYFNTTPLGRAVTTTAIIRAMAADGVNVFGDGSTHKGNDIQRFYRYGLLVNPQLKIYKPWLDQAFVSAFGGRTEMSQYLERKGKPQKAATEKAYSTDANVLGATHEAKDLERLDRGIKIVDPIMGVAFWKPEVAIVAETVTVTFEQGWPVALSGTRYASAFELFRKANEIGGRHGLGMSDQIENRVIDAKSRGIYEAPGMALLHLAYERLVSAIHNENTIDQYFSLGRRLGRLLYEGKWYDPEAMMLKDSLMRWVAPSITGEVTLELRRGDDYTLLDTRADYMAYAPEKLSMERVEEPAFTPEDRIGALELQNLSVADNRAMLLHHLASTRQLGQGASADASALDRLLTSEAAKGK